The uncultured Fusobacterium sp. DNA window CTTCTACTTTTATACTATCTTTTGCTATTCTACTCCCACCAAAAAGTCCTGTTTCTCCAGAATCTCCCTTTCTAGTGTACACTTTCATTAAATTGGTGTAGACATCTTTCAATCCAATCACCACCTAATTTTTTTCTATTGTATCTATTATTGCAACAATAGCAGAATCAATAGCTACTGCTCCATTTTCAGCAAAAGGATAAGCAGATACACTTCCAGTAGTTACTAAAACTTGATCTCCTATTCCTGCTCCCACACTATCAATGCTCACAACTCTTTTATCGCTGATCACATTTCCATCCATATCTATTGGAGCTACTACAAGGACTTTTTTCCCATTTAATCCTTCATCTTTTGTTGTAGAAACTACTTTTCCTACTACCTTTGCTAAAAACATATAACCACCTTCCACTATTTTTCTAGTTCAAAAACTACTCCATTTTCTTGAGCTTTCTCTTTTGCTAATATTGTAATAATAGTATCTTTTGAAATTATTACCTTTTTATTTTCTATTCCAAAAATATCATCTGCTGTAATAATTTTTTTATTTTTTAAATTTAATACTTCTTTTCTTTGTTCTTTTAGAACATAATCAGCTAAGTCTTTGCTCTCTACAAAAGTTATTCCATAGCTTTGTAATTTTTTTATATTTAAATTTAGTTGTTTTCCATATTCATTATCTGGTTTTACTATACATGAATCATATACAGCTACAATTTTCTTTCCAGCTAAAATTGCTTTTGAAATTATATAAGTAGATAGATTATCTCTTATTCCTACTGCTACTTTTGCACAAGTATTTTTAGTTAATAGTGGTAAAAGGATGATTTCACTATCATTTATTAAGGAGTTACAATTTCCCATTGTCACATCTTTTTTTATATCAAAATCTTTAAATCTCTCTTCCCCTACAACTTTTTTTCCAGCTTCTGAAAAAACTACTTCTATATCATACTCTTTTTTTATTCTTTCTAATTCTACTAGAACTTGTTCAAGATTAGCAGTTCCACCATTGACTATTACTAATCCTTTTTTCTTTTTAGTAATACTTTCTTCTGCTATTTTCTTTAGTACTTCTTGTACTATATAATCTACCATAAGATTAAAGTCCATTTTACACCCCTTTTTTATCAGGGTTTTTATTTAGAGGACACCCTTAGGTGTCCTCCTTAGTCCCTTATTATTTTTACATAATCATCATTTTTAAGTCCAGAAGCATTAGCTTCATCCATATCTAAATGTATCTCTTTAGCCATATTGCTTCCTACTCTTAAAAGTACATTGTATAATACTGTCTTTCTTTCACCAGAAGTCTCTACTTTTACTATCTCACCATCTTTATATCCTCTTATATCAGCTATAAATTTTGGCATATGTATATGTCTTCCAGCTACTATTACTCCTTTTTCTTTTACAACAGTTCCCTTTGGTCCTATTATTTTTATTCCAGGAGTATTATCTAATTTTCCTGATTCTCTTATAGGAGGTTTTACACCTAATTTAAAACTATCAGATATAGATATTTCAACCTGAGTCTCTTTTCTTACAGGTCCTAATATTCTTACCCCTTCAAATTTCCCTTTAGGTCCTTCTATAGTTACTGTTTCCTTTGAAGCAAACTGTCCAGGTTGCTTCATATTTTTCATTTTAGAAAGAGTATATCCTTTTCCAAAAAGCTTATCTAAGTCCTCTTGAGAAAGGTGAATGTGTCTATTAGAAACTCCAACTACCACCTCATCAGAGATAACTTCACTTAAAACCTCTCTCAATGTACTCTCTAATGATTTCATTTTCTATCACTATTTAACTAATTTTGGAAGTAATTTTTCTGTATCTGTATGTGGTCTAGGAATTACATGAACTGATTCTACTTTTCCAACTCTTTCAGCTGCAGCTGCTCCAGCATCTACTGCTGCTTTTACTGCTCCAACGTCTCCTCTTACCATTACTGTTACTAATCCTGATCCTATTTTTTCATATCCTACTAATTCAACGTTTGCTGATTTTGTCATAGCATCTGCTGCTTCTATAGCTCCTACAAGTCCTTTAGTTTCTATTAATCCTAATGCGTTTCCCATATTTCTTCCTCCTCAGTCTATTTAACTTTTATTTGTTATTTAATGTTTTTTACTTTCTTCTAGTTTTTTTAGTAGTAGGTTCTATTTTTTCTCCTTCTAAAACTTCCTCTACTTTTTCCTCTTTTAATTCTACTTGTTGCTCTTGAGTTTCCTCTTTTACTTCTTCTACTTTTTCTACTGACTCTTCCTCAACAACTTCTGTTGTTTTTTCTTCTGTTTCTTCAGTAGGTTCTACCATTTTTCCCACTTCAACAGAAGGTCTTGCTATTACTAATTTACTTACAACTGTAGTTAGTTTTTCAGCTGCCATAACTGCTGCATCTACTGCTGCTTTTACTGCAGATACTTCTCCTTCAATCTTAACAGTAACCATTCCTCCACCTTTTGTAAGTTCAAGTCCTATTAATCTTACATTAGCTGCTTTTACTGCAGTATCTCCAGCTTCTATAGCTCCTACTAGTCCAACTACTTCTATTAATCCTAGTGAACTTATCATCTTTCTCCTCCTGTCTTCTCTGGGATAATAAATGGATTTCCTTTTATTAATCTAGCCCCATTAACTCCCAAAGCTCTTAGGATATCTGTATTACTATCAATACTATATTTAAATAATGGTTTATCTAAAGCTAGTTTTTCATGATAAAGAGTAATTTCATCTTTTCCTATTCCAATACCTACTTGAAGTTTTGATTCTTTAGCCCCCTTATGACCTAATTTCTTAGCATCATCTTCCTCAAAACTTTGTAGTATATATGGTATCTCTTCCTCTTCAATTCCCCATAAAATATTACTCAATCTTTCATTTAACTCTATTTTTGAAGAATAAAATACATTTATTCCTATTTTCTCTTTTTGCCTTCTTTCCATCTTAGTCCTCCTCATGAGAAAGAGCTAATCCTGTAGCTACTGCATTTCTTGGTCCCTCTACTCCTCTTATATTTCCTCTACCAGCTACAACCCCATAATAAGATAATTTATCTGTAACCATTTGAGGAACCTCAAAGTCTAGTGCTGAACCTCCTACTAATACCACATGATCAATGTCTCTTATATTTCCACTTGGAGTAACTTTCTTTAAGGCTCTTATAGCATTTACTACAAATACTTTTTCTTTTGCATCTCTTCTTACTCTTTTTATTTTTTCAATTGGTTCATCAATTTCTAAAGGAATCATTGCTCCTTCTTTTAAAATTACCACTCTTGCAAAAGTTCTTGGATCTAATGTCTCATCAAAGAATTGAACACTTCCATCTTCATGTCTAATATGGAATAAGCTTTCTACTTTAGCTAATGGATATTTTTTAATATCTTCAGCTAAATCAAAATTACCTAATCCCAACTCTTTATCTATCAACATTGTTACCATATTTCCAGCTCCTGCTAAATGGCAAGAAGCTATTCTTCCTTCTCTTGTAATTACAGAAGCATCTGTTGATCCAGCTCCCATATCTATTATAGCTAGTGGTTTATTTGTTCCTGGAGTTGTTAGAGCTCCTAAGATTGCCATCTCAGCCTCTACTCCTCCAACTACAACTTTCTTCTGAAGTTTTTCTTGTAAATCATTAGCTATCATTTCCATTTGTAATCTATCCGCTTTAACCATTGCAGCCAACCCTATTGCATTTTCCATAGAAAACTCTTCAGCAATTCCACCTTTTACTTTCTTAGGAACAAAAGTATTTACTGCTAGTAAATCTTGGATTTTAATATTTTTAGGATCTTGATTAGTAAGTTGTGCCATAACAATTCTTACTTTTTCTAACATTCCCCCTGCATTAGTTCCTGTTTCTCCCCATATATCAGATATAGGATAACATACTTCTAATGCTTCCATTATCTCTTCTGCTCCCTTATCAACAGGAATCTCTCTATTTTTAGCCATACCTGCTATATGAATAGATCCTGCTGGTATAATTCTTGATTTTACATCCCCCTTAGGTGTTTTTATTACAACTGCTGATCTATTTCCTATTAAAGCTCTAGATATAGGAACTATCATCTTTGTTTCTTCTGAATTTAATTTGAATAAAGTAGCTATTCCATATGGATTAGAAAGCATTGAAATAACTTTTCCTTTTTCAGCTACTTCTAAAGCTGTTAACATGTTTAAAGGTATTTTTTCAAAATATAATACTTCATCTACAATTGGTATTTTCTTTACTAATCTATTATTTATAAGAACAGCATCATCTTTTTGAGCAATAGCCCCTTTTATTTCTACTCCTTTTTCCACCCAACTATTTATAATATTAGCTGCATCTTGGAAATCTGTTTTCTTAGAAATTAAAGCTATTATCTCTTTTCCTATCATAGAACTATCTATATTTTCAATAGGAGTAGATATACCTACTCCTATTCCTGCCCCTCCTGGAGTAGTAGGATTATGACCTATCATAGTAGATTCTGTTATTATAGTTTCTGTAATAGTTTCCATAGCAACATCACCAATTACTGGAGCTGCTTCATTTATTCTAACTAAAGCTAATTCTGACATATCTCTTCCAGCTTTTTTAAAAGCTTCATTTAAAGAAGAGAAAACCCCCTTTACATTCTCTTTAGTTCCCTTTATTCCAGTAGTCTTAGCTATTCCACTACTCAAAACTTTTATCTCTTTTCCATTTACTTCTGCCAAAGTACTCTCTGTTGTTGCATTTCCAATATCTATCCCTACAATAAGTTTCATTCTTCCTCCCTACTGGAAAGATTAATCTTTTCTTAATCTATCTCTCTTTTCATAAAGTTCTGCTGCTTCTCTTACAAAAGCTGCATTTACTTTTGCATTGTATTTTCCTTCCAATTCATCAGCTATAGCTAATAATTCTGCTTTTGTTGATCTATAAGGTCTTAAGCTGTTATAAATTTCTAGTATTCTAGCATCTGGTATAGCTATTAACTCAGCTGCTCTTCTTAAGTTTCTTGCAAAAGAGTGTCTATTTACACTTTCAGCAACTTGAGCTTGCATCTCTAGTGTTTCAGGAGCTATTCTACAGTCAGCTGCTCCTATTGTTCCGTTCATTACATTTTCCATTGTAAATTCATCTAGTTTCTTTCCAGTAGCTGATTTTACAACGTCTGCTTTTTTCTTACTTAATGGATAATCATCCTTAGTAGTTGTTCCACAAGTTTTTGTTACTGTATTAGTATTAACACTTTCTCCTTTAGCCATAGAAAGCATAACTTCTCTTATCATTTTTTCAAGTAATTGTTGGTCCAAATCATTCACCACCCTTTAATTCTTACATTTTTCTTATTTGAAACTTACTTTTAATTCTACTGGTTTAGCATTTACTACTACATGTTCAGTTTCTTTAATATGTAATAATGCTGCAATAGCTTGATATTTAGGTCTAGCCATTTGGTCATTCATTTGAGGAACTGGTTTTGGAGTTTCTCCTTTTGCATATTTAGCAGCATTTTTTCCTATCATTCTGTAGTGCTCTCTCTCTAAAAGTGGAGCTTGTGGGAATAATTCTAGGTTTGTTAATGGGAACAAGTCTTTTTGATGAATTACTGTTGTTCCTTTAGATTGTATTCCTATTCCTATTCCTGAACCACTTAATTTTGCACCATCATTAGCAAGAATTGATACGTCTGAAGTTCTTAAAACTCTTATTACTCTTGGTGTTAATCCCTCTTCTTCTATTCCTGCCATTAATTCTTTTAATACATCCACATGTGGAATATGAGTGATTGTTTCAGTTTGGAATTTTCCAAATGCTGGAGCTAAAGCTATAACAACTTCATCACTCTTAGTGCTTTTCTTAGCTTCTCCAACTTCTTCTATAACTAAATTTCCAGAAGTAACTACTTTTTTCTCCTCTTTTACTGGAGTAGGAGTAGCTGCTTCCTGTCCTGCATATCTTTTTATAACTTCTTCAATTATTCCTCTGATTTCATTTTCATTAAGTTGCATCTGTTACCTCCTACTACTATTTGATTTTTGATGCATCTACTGCATTTTCAATATTTGAAAGTTCTTCCCATCTTTCAGCAGAAATTTGATATCCTGTTCCAGGTCCACTATAATCATTTCTATCATTAACTGCACTAATTACATTAAAGTCTCTATCTAGAATTGCAGATGTATGTAAGTGGTCTCCTGCTACTCTTAATTTCATAAGTTTTAATAGGTCTGATGCAACATCATCAAATCCTTTAGTTTTAAGAGCTTTTACTACATCCATTCCAGTAATTCCTCTTTCCATCATTTCAGTTGCAGCTTTCATATCTGCTACCATATCTCTTTCAGGCATATCCTTACTTCCATGAGCATAAGTTGCAGCTTCTACTTCTGCATCTGTAATTTCTGGTAATCCTAAAGCATCAAATACTGCTTGAATAGCTCTTGCTGCTTTATTTCTAGCTCTTACTACATCCTCTTCTTTAACTGGTTTTAATCCAGCATCTATCTTAAGGTCTCTTTGAATTATATTCCAGTCATCATAGTCTTCAGCATCCCAGTTTGATCCAGCAAACATGTTGTCATAGTTAGGTGTTGAACTATATCCAGAACAGATAAAGTCAGTTCCTGGAATCATTTGCATAAGTGATCTTGCTACTCTTCTTAAGTCTGAGTGAGTAAATGTTTGGTCATTACTTGAAGCACATTCTAGGTCTAGCATCATAGCTACTAAGTTTTCTGCTAAGATCTCTCTTACTCCACTTGGAACAGCTCCTGGAACTCCAACACAGCTTACTGATCCGTTTTGAATTCCTTGAACTCCTGCTCCTTTAGTTATAAATAAGCAACGAGCTTCTAGATATAGCATTGAACATCCTTCTGCATATCCCATTAATACTTCTGATCCACTTCCAGATGTATATCTCATTTTTAATCCTCTTGAAGCATAAGCTGATGCTAAGAAAGATTTAGACCATGGAGTATCGTCTCCATCTATAAATACTGGTTCAGTTCCATAAACTGATACAGTTTCTGCATAAGCTGTAAGTCCTCTCATTCCTAATAATAATTCTGTTGCTTCCTCTACTGAACATTGAGTTAAGATTCCTGGTCTACCAACTTGTGATCCTACAAGTAAAGATATTGCGTTAAATGGTGCATATCTTGTTACAGCAACTGTAGTTTCTTCTTCAGCAAATCCTCTTAATGATGCTTCAGCTGCATCTGCTGCTATTTGAACTGGGTTATCTTTTAAGTTTGTAACGTGACATTGGTTAGAAGGAGTTTTTCTTGCTCTCATCTTATTAACTGCCATCATCATCTCTAAAACTGTCATTTTTCCCATAACTTCTGCAACTTTTGCTGGAGTCATAGATAAAGTTATTTTTAATATTTCATCTCTTGAAACATTGATATCTACAAGTTTTCTAGCTATTTCTAGTGAATCCATAGCCATTACTTTTTCAGCATTTTCTACAACTATTCCATAATCTGCTATAAAATAATCTAGTAGGTCAAAGTCCTCTCTTTTCTTTCCATCTAATTCAACTATTTTTCCATCTACAACTTTAACACTTGGTTTTGGATCTAGAGGAGAGTTCATTGCTATTAATCCTACTTCTGGCCACTCTTTTACATATCCATCTTTATTAACAGGTCTTGCACC harbors:
- a CDS encoding propanediol/glycerol family dehydratase large subunit, translated to MRSKRFEILGARPVNKDGYVKEWPEVGLIAMNSPLDPKPSVKVVDGKIVELDGKKREDFDLLDYFIADYGIVVENAEKVMAMDSLEIARKLVDINVSRDEILKITLSMTPAKVAEVMGKMTVLEMMMAVNKMRARKTPSNQCHVTNLKDNPVQIAADAAEASLRGFAEEETTVAVTRYAPFNAISLLVGSQVGRPGILTQCSVEEATELLLGMRGLTAYAETVSVYGTEPVFIDGDDTPWSKSFLASAYASRGLKMRYTSGSGSEVLMGYAEGCSMLYLEARCLFITKGAGVQGIQNGSVSCVGVPGAVPSGVREILAENLVAMMLDLECASSNDQTFTHSDLRRVARSLMQMIPGTDFICSGYSSTPNYDNMFAGSNWDAEDYDDWNIIQRDLKIDAGLKPVKEEDVVRARNKAARAIQAVFDALGLPEITDAEVEAATYAHGSKDMPERDMVADMKAATEMMERGITGMDVVKALKTKGFDDVASDLLKLMKLRVAGDHLHTSAILDRDFNVISAVNDRNDYSGPGTGYQISAERWEELSNIENAVDASKIK
- the pduA gene encoding propanediol utilization microcompartment protein PduA → MGNALGLIETKGLVGAIEAADAMTKSANVELVGYEKIGSGLVTVMVRGDVGAVKAAVDAGAAAAERVGKVESVHVIPRPHTDTEKLLPKLVK
- a CDS encoding flavoprotein; this encodes MDFNLMVDYIVQEVLKKIAEESITKKKKGLVIVNGGTANLEQVLVELERIKKEYDIEVVFSEAGKKVVGEERFKDFDIKKDVTMGNCNSLINDSEIILLPLLTKNTCAKVAVGIRDNLSTYIISKAILAGKKIVAVYDSCIVKPDNEYGKQLNLNIKKLQSYGITFVESKDLADYVLKEQRKEVLNLKNKKIITADDIFGIENKKVIISKDTIITILAKEKAQENGVVFELEK
- a CDS encoding BMC domain-containing protein, encoding MISSLGLIEVVGLVGAIEAGDTAVKAANVRLIGLELTKGGGMVTVKIEGEVSAVKAAVDAAVMAAEKLTTVVSKLVIARPSVEVGKMVEPTEETEEKTTEVVEEESVEKVEEVKEETQEQQVELKEEKVEEVLEGEKIEPTTKKTRRK
- a CDS encoding diol dehydratase small subunit, which gives rise to MDQQLLEKMIREVMLSMAKGESVNTNTVTKTCGTTTKDDYPLSKKKADVVKSATGKKLDEFTMENVMNGTIGAADCRIAPETLEMQAQVAESVNRHSFARNLRRAAELIAIPDARILEIYNSLRPYRSTKAELLAIADELEGKYNAKVNAAFVREAAELYEKRDRLRKD
- a CDS encoding propanediol/glycerol family dehydratase medium subunit — protein: MQLNENEIRGIIEEVIKRYAGQEAATPTPVKEEKKVVTSGNLVIEEVGEAKKSTKSDEVVIALAPAFGKFQTETITHIPHVDVLKELMAGIEEEGLTPRVIRVLRTSDVSILANDGAKLSGSGIGIGIQSKGTTVIHQKDLFPLTNLELFPQAPLLEREHYRMIGKNAAKYAKGETPKPVPQMNDQMARPKYQAIAALLHIKETEHVVVNAKPVELKVSFK
- a CDS encoding diol dehydratase reactivase subunit alpha → MKLIVGIDIGNATTESTLAEVNGKEIKVLSSGIAKTTGIKGTKENVKGVFSSLNEAFKKAGRDMSELALVRINEAAPVIGDVAMETITETIITESTMIGHNPTTPGGAGIGVGISTPIENIDSSMIGKEIIALISKKTDFQDAANIINSWVEKGVEIKGAIAQKDDAVLINNRLVKKIPIVDEVLYFEKIPLNMLTALEVAEKGKVISMLSNPYGIATLFKLNSEETKMIVPISRALIGNRSAVVIKTPKGDVKSRIIPAGSIHIAGMAKNREIPVDKGAEEIMEALEVCYPISDIWGETGTNAGGMLEKVRIVMAQLTNQDPKNIKIQDLLAVNTFVPKKVKGGIAEEFSMENAIGLAAMVKADRLQMEMIANDLQEKLQKKVVVGGVEAEMAILGALTTPGTNKPLAIIDMGAGSTDASVITREGRIASCHLAGAGNMVTMLIDKELGLGNFDLAEDIKKYPLAKVESLFHIRHEDGSVQFFDETLDPRTFARVVILKEGAMIPLEIDEPIEKIKRVRRDAKEKVFVVNAIRALKKVTPSGNIRDIDHVVLVGGSALDFEVPQMVTDKLSYYGVVAGRGNIRGVEGPRNAVATGLALSHEED
- a CDS encoding phosphate propanoyltransferase — translated: MKSLESTLREVLSEVISDEVVVGVSNRHIHLSQEDLDKLFGKGYTLSKMKNMKQPGQFASKETVTIEGPKGKFEGVRILGPVRKETQVEISISDSFKLGVKPPIRESGKLDNTPGIKIIGPKGTVVKEKGVIVAGRHIHMPKFIADIRGYKDGEIVKVETSGERKTVLYNVLLRVGSNMAKEIHLDMDEANASGLKNDDYVKIIRD
- a CDS encoding EutN/CcmL family microcompartment protein; translated protein: MFLAKVVGKVVSTTKDEGLNGKKVLVVAPIDMDGNVISDKRVVSIDSVGAGIGDQVLVTTGSVSAYPFAENGAVAIDSAIVAIIDTIEKN
- a CDS encoding glycerol dehydratase reactivase beta/small subunit family protein; protein product: MERRQKEKIGINVFYSSKIELNERLSNILWGIEEEEIPYILQSFEEDDAKKLGHKGAKESKLQVGIGIGKDEITLYHEKLALDKPLFKYSIDSNTDILRALGVNGARLIKGNPFIIPEKTGGER